One window from the genome of Tachypleus tridentatus isolate NWPU-2018 chromosome 11, ASM421037v1, whole genome shotgun sequence encodes:
- the LOC143231721 gene encoding magnesium-dependent phosphatase 1-like isoform X2 codes for MTKRPKLIVFDLDYTLWPFWVDTHVDPPFRKSGDGKVIDSSGRKIKYYPDVPKILERLTNEGIPMGVASRTEWPAGARQLLKMLDWEKYFSYQEIYPGSKLTHFQRFQEVSGVPYSQMIFFDDEHRNICEISKLGVTSVFVPKGLTNKVLEEGFKQFEREHS; via the exons ATGACGAAACGACCGAAACTGATTGTGTTTGATTtgg ATTACACTCTTTGGCCTTTTTGGGTTGATACACATGTCGATCCACCATTCAGAAAATCAgg TGATGGAAAAGTGATTGATAGCTCTGGTCGTAAGATTAAGTACTACCCAGATGTTCCAAAAATCTTAGAAAGGCTAACCAATGAAGGAATTCCCATGGGAGTTGCATCACG AACTGAATGGCCAGCAGGTGCCCGACAGCTATTGAAAATGTTAGACTGGGAGAAATATTTTTCATACCAAGAGATATACCCAGGATCCAAATTGACACATTTCCAAAG GTTTCAAGAAGTAAGTGGGGTTCCGTATTCACAGATGATTTTCTTCGATGATGAGCACAGAAATATATGTGAAATAAGTAAACTGG GAGTGACCAGTGTCTTTGTACCCAAAGGCTTGACCAACAAAGTCTTAGAAGAAGGCTTTAAACAGTTTGAAAGAGAACATTCttaa
- the LOC143231721 gene encoding magnesium-dependent phosphatase 1-like isoform X1 yields the protein MTKRPKLIVFDLDYTLWPFWVDTHVDPPFRKSGDGKVIDSSGRKIKYYPDVPKILERLTNEGIPMGVASRTEWPAGARQLLKMLDWEKYFSYQEIYPGSKLTHFQRFQEVSGVPYSQMIFFDDEHRNICEISKLDISLGGKESMRVIQVYVPTSDYNDDEIFCNDVEKVLREGK from the exons ATGACGAAACGACCGAAACTGATTGTGTTTGATTtgg ATTACACTCTTTGGCCTTTTTGGGTTGATACACATGTCGATCCACCATTCAGAAAATCAgg TGATGGAAAAGTGATTGATAGCTCTGGTCGTAAGATTAAGTACTACCCAGATGTTCCAAAAATCTTAGAAAGGCTAACCAATGAAGGAATTCCCATGGGAGTTGCATCACG AACTGAATGGCCAGCAGGTGCCCGACAGCTATTGAAAATGTTAGACTGGGAGAAATATTTTTCATACCAAGAGATATACCCAGGATCCAAATTGACACATTTCCAAAG GTTTCAAGAAGTAAGTGGGGTTCCGTATTCACAGATGATTTTCTTCGATGATGAGCACAGAAATATATGTGAAATAAGTAAACTGG ATATAAGTCTTGGTGGAAAGGAATCAATGAGAGTAATCCAAGTTTATGTTCCAACATCTGACTACAATGATGATGAGATATTCTGTAATGATGTTGAAAAGGTACTGAGAGAAGGTAAGTAA